The proteins below are encoded in one region of Desulfovibrio sp. Huiquan2017:
- a CDS encoding CoB--CoM heterodisulfide reductase iron-sulfur subunit B family protein produces the protein MSLCYAYYPGCSGLGTSLEYDISTRALCRNLGIELVDIPDWNCCGSTPAHAVDHLLSACLVGRNLGIADDMAEARELDGIITPCPSCLKNLKTTQYRLADPEFHRKVELVVGRPLRADLPIKSVLQVVVEDLGLQALAQLVKAPLAGLKVVPYYGCIMVRPPRIMQFDDPENPMALDNLLTELGAEVLPFPLKTDCCGASLGTTRKDVIAKLSGRILDAAEEAGADAIVTACPLCQMNLDMRQSQINKANHSGHNMPVFYYSQLAGLAAGQGETSTMLDKLCVSPRPLLAALAGHTGEGA, from the coding sequence ATGAGTCTGTGTTACGCATATTACCCGGGATGCTCGGGACTCGGCACCTCGCTCGAGTACGACATCTCCACCCGAGCCCTGTGCCGGAACCTCGGCATCGAGTTGGTGGACATTCCCGATTGGAATTGCTGCGGGTCCACCCCGGCCCACGCCGTCGATCATCTGTTGTCCGCCTGCCTGGTGGGCCGCAACCTGGGCATTGCCGACGACATGGCCGAGGCACGGGAACTCGACGGCATCATCACGCCGTGCCCCAGTTGCCTGAAGAATCTCAAGACCACCCAGTATCGCCTGGCGGACCCCGAATTCCACCGCAAGGTGGAGTTGGTGGTGGGGCGGCCCCTGCGCGCCGACCTGCCCATCAAGTCCGTGCTCCAGGTGGTGGTCGAGGACCTCGGCCTCCAGGCCCTGGCCCAACTGGTCAAAGCCCCGCTCGCAGGCCTCAAGGTGGTTCCCTACTACGGTTGCATCATGGTCCGCCCGCCGCGGATCATGCAGTTCGACGACCCGGAAAATCCCATGGCCCTGGATAATCTGCTGACGGAACTGGGAGCCGAGGTACTGCCCTTCCCCCTGAAAACCGACTGTTGCGGCGCCTCGCTGGGGACTACCCGCAAGGACGTGATCGCCAAACTTTCCGGGCGGATCCTGGATGCGGCCGAAGAGGCCGGAGCCGACGCCATCGTCACGGCCTGCCCCCTGTGCCAGATGAATCTGGACATGCGCCAGTCGCAGATCAACAAAGCCAATCACAGCGGGCACAACATGCCCGTTTTCTATTATTCGCAACTTGCCGGCCTTGCCGCCGGGCAGGGCGAGACGAGCACCATGCTGGACAAACTCTGCGTCAGTCCGCGCCCCCTGCTCGCCGCGCTGGCCGGGCACACCGGAGAGGGGGCCTAA
- a CDS encoding 4Fe-4S dicluster domain-containing protein → MSSSPKAFDTEFIAEVQRESEQNLALCYQCGNCTAGCPVSFAYDYPVNQIMRLVQTGRKQEALSSHAIWLCASCETCTTRCPNDIDVARVMDVLRHMARRENIVSEKAVGAFWKAFLESVEKHGRVFELGLMANYVGKTGRMFTDVDLAPMALRKGKLGLKAHDIKKLAEIRGIFDRYREQK, encoded by the coding sequence ATGTCATCCAGCCCAAAAGCCTTTGATACCGAGTTCATCGCCGAAGTGCAGCGGGAGAGCGAACAGAACCTCGCCCTGTGCTACCAATGCGGCAACTGCACCGCCGGCTGCCCGGTTTCCTTCGCATACGATTATCCCGTCAACCAGATCATGCGCCTGGTCCAGACCGGGAGGAAGCAGGAAGCCCTGTCCTCCCACGCCATCTGGCTGTGCGCCTCCTGCGAGACCTGCACCACCCGCTGTCCCAACGACATCGATGTGGCCAGGGTCATGGATGTGCTGCGCCATATGGCGCGCCGGGAAAACATCGTCAGCGAAAAGGCCGTCGGCGCCTTCTGGAAGGCCTTCCTGGAGTCCGTGGAGAAACATGGCCGCGTCTTCGAACTCGGCCTCATGGCCAACTATGTGGGCAAGACGGGCCGGATGTTCACCGACGTGGACCTGGCGCCCATGGCCCTACGCAAGGGCAAGCTGGGCCTGAAGGCCCACGACATCAAGAAATTAGCTGAAATTCGAGGGATCTTCGACCGCTACCGGGAGCAAAAGTAA